A DNA window from Argopecten irradians isolate NY chromosome 10, Ai_NY, whole genome shotgun sequence contains the following coding sequences:
- the LOC138332545 gene encoding uncharacterized protein translates to MERISVLIMGHSFVRRLEGQMSGSWYNLGFDESLMAIHCCGRGGGKVGHLLQSDMSRALARHRPAVVVLQIGGNDLDSPLCEDLSGRLARDIFSIASWMVSGFGVASVCVMQLMYRSKTRHAPVDNYNSAVDVVNANLRTLCADSSDCFFWRHKGLKTGIFSCLSQDGVHLSRKGSRKYILSVRGAVLKGKSLSASRSAI, encoded by the coding sequence ATGGAGAGGATATCTGTGCTTATTATGGGTCATAGTTTCGTGAGACGTTTAGAAGGTCAGATGTCAGGGTCGTGGTATAACCTTGGTTTTGATGAATCATTAATGGCGATTCATTGTTGTGGTCGGGGTGGCGGTAAAGTAGGTCACCTTCTCCAGTCTGATATGTCTCGAGCTCTCGCGCGACATCGACCCGCTGTAGTAGTTTTACAGATAGGTGGCAATGACCTTGATTCACCTTTGTGCGAGGATCTTTCTGGGCGATTGGCTAGAGATATATTTTCGATCGCATCATGGATGGTCAGTGGATTTGGGGTGGCCAGTGTTTGTGTTATGCAACTCATGTATAGGTCTAAGACCCGTCACGCACCAGTGGACAATTATAATAGTGCTGTGGATGTGGTGAATGCTAATTTACGGACATTGTGTGCGGACTCTAGTGATTGTTTTTTCTGGCGACATAAGGGATTAAAGACTGGGATATTCTCGTGTCTGAGCCAAGATGGCGTCCATCTTTCGAGGAAAGGGTCTCGCAAGTATATTCTATCGGTGCGTGGGGCTGTACTGAAGGGCAAGTCATTGAGCGCTTCGCGGAGTGCCATATAA